In a single window of the Agrobacterium vitis genome:
- the ppdK gene encoding pyruvate, phosphate dikinase encodes MGKWVYSFGAGKAEGGAGDVEHLGGKGANLAEMAGLGLPVPPGLTIVTDACTHFYAHGRSLADDMKAEVLAGIDLIEAETGRTFGNAKNPLLLSVRSGARTSMPGMMDTVLNLGLNDETVVGLAHRAGDARFAWDSYRRFIQMYGDVVLGLDHEVFEEILEHEKGRFGHELDTELSADEWQHVTDLYKQLIEDELGEPFPQDPEVQLWGAVAAVFASWMNARAITYRQLHNIPGHWGTAVNIQAMVFGNLGSSSATGVAFTRNPSTGENQLYGEFLVNAQGEDVVAGIRTPQSLSERARLESGSDKPSMEKLMPKAFAEFTAVCAQLETHYRDMQDVEFTIERGKLWMLQTRSGKRTTKAAMKIAVDMVAEGLIDEDEAVSRIEPASLDQLLHPTIDPRVARDVIGSGLPASPGAATGEIVFTAEDAVSAKEEGRKVILVRMETSPEDIHGMHAAEAILTTRGGMTSHAAVVARGMGIPCVAGAGSMRVDIRNGVLLGVGVKLKKGDIITIDGSSGQVLKGAVPMLQPELSGDFAQLMQWADRTRRMTVRTNADTPGDARAARSFGAEGIGLCRTEHMFFEGERIHVMREMILAEDEAGRRAALDKLLPMQRSDFTELFTIMHGLPVTIRLLDPPLHEFLPKTVKEIAEVAVAMGMEPRALAQRVEALHEFNPMLGHRGCRLAISYPEIAEMQARAIFEAAVAAGLETGAPVVPEIMVPLVGLRSELDYVKGVIDRIASEVMREGKLEISYLVGTMIELPRAAIRAHVIAEAAEFFSFGTNDLTQTTFGMSRDDAAAFIPTYQRKGIIERDPFISLDFDGVGELIRMAAERGRQTRPDMKLGICGEHGGDPASIHFCEDVGLDYVSCSPFRVPIARLSAAQASIKQRRLMAKEV; translated from the coding sequence ATGGGGAAGTGGGTCTACAGCTTCGGCGCCGGCAAGGCTGAGGGCGGCGCTGGCGATGTTGAACATTTGGGCGGCAAAGGGGCCAATCTCGCCGAAATGGCGGGTCTTGGCCTGCCCGTGCCGCCGGGTTTGACGATTGTCACGGATGCCTGCACGCATTTCTACGCCCATGGCCGCAGTCTGGCTGATGACATGAAGGCAGAGGTGCTGGCCGGTATCGACCTGATCGAAGCCGAGACCGGACGCACGTTCGGCAATGCCAAAAATCCCCTGCTTTTGTCGGTGCGCTCCGGTGCGCGCACTTCTATGCCCGGCATGATGGATACGGTGCTCAATCTCGGCCTGAACGACGAGACGGTGGTCGGCCTTGCCCATCGCGCCGGAGACGCCCGCTTTGCCTGGGACAGTTACCGCCGCTTCATCCAGATGTATGGCGACGTCGTTCTGGGGCTGGATCATGAAGTTTTCGAGGAAATTCTTGAGCATGAGAAGGGCCGGTTTGGCCATGAACTCGATACTGAACTGAGCGCCGATGAATGGCAGCATGTGACTGACCTCTACAAGCAATTGATCGAGGATGAGCTGGGCGAACCCTTTCCGCAAGATCCTGAGGTTCAGCTCTGGGGGGCGGTGGCAGCGGTGTTTGCCAGCTGGATGAATGCCCGCGCCATTACCTATCGTCAGCTGCACAATATTCCCGGCCATTGGGGCACGGCGGTCAATATCCAGGCCATGGTGTTTGGCAATCTTGGCTCCAGTTCGGCCACCGGGGTGGCGTTTACCCGCAACCCGTCGACGGGCGAAAACCAGCTTTACGGCGAGTTTCTGGTCAATGCCCAGGGCGAGGACGTGGTGGCGGGCATCCGCACCCCGCAATCCTTGAGTGAACGGGCGCGGCTGGAAAGCGGCTCCGACAAGCCGTCGATGGAAAAGCTGATGCCCAAGGCCTTTGCCGAGTTCACGGCGGTCTGCGCGCAGCTTGAAACCCATTACCGTGACATGCAGGATGTGGAATTCACCATCGAGCGCGGCAAGTTGTGGATGTTGCAGACCCGGTCCGGCAAGCGCACCACCAAGGCGGCGATGAAGATTGCTGTCGATATGGTGGCGGAAGGGCTGATCGATGAGGACGAAGCGGTGTCGCGCATCGAGCCGGCGTCGCTGGACCAGCTTTTGCACCCCACCATCGATCCGCGGGTGGCACGTGATGTGATCGGCTCCGGCCTGCCGGCGTCGCCGGGGGCGGCAACCGGTGAAATCGTCTTTACCGCCGAAGATGCTGTCAGCGCCAAGGAAGAAGGCCGCAAGGTTATTCTGGTGCGCATGGAAACCAGCCCGGAAGACATTCACGGCATGCATGCCGCCGAAGCGATCCTGACCACCCGTGGCGGCATGACCAGCCATGCGGCGGTGGTGGCACGCGGCATGGGCATTCCCTGCGTGGCCGGTGCGGGCAGCATGCGGGTCGATATCCGCAATGGCGTGTTGCTGGGCGTCGGTGTCAAGCTGAAGAAGGGCGATATCATCACCATCGACGGTTCTTCCGGCCAGGTGCTGAAGGGAGCGGTGCCGATGCTGCAACCGGAATTGTCGGGGGATTTTGCCCAGCTGATGCAATGGGCCGACCGCACGCGCCGCATGACGGTGCGCACCAATGCCGATACGCCGGGCGATGCCCGCGCCGCCCGGTCCTTCGGAGCGGAAGGTATCGGCCTTTGCCGCACCGAACATATGTTTTTCGAAGGCGAGCGCATCCATGTGATGCGCGAAATGATCCTGGCCGAGGACGAGGCCGGACGGCGCGCCGCGCTGGACAAGCTGTTGCCGATGCAACGCTCGGATTTTACCGAGCTGTTCACCATCATGCATGGTCTGCCGGTGACGATCCGCCTGCTCGATCCGCCGCTGCATGAATTCCTGCCGAAAACCGTCAAGGAAATCGCCGAGGTGGCGGTGGCGATGGGCATGGAGCCGCGCGCACTGGCGCAGCGGGTCGAGGCTTTGCACGAGTTTAACCCCATGCTCGGCCATCGCGGCTGCCGGTTGGCGATTTCCTATCCTGAAATCGCCGAAATGCAGGCGCGGGCGATTTTCGAGGCCGCCGTTGCCGCAGGGCTGGAGACCGGCGCGCCGGTCGTGCCTGAAATCATGGTGCCGCTGGTCGGGCTGCGCTCCGAGCTGGATTATGTGAAGGGGGTGATAGACCGCATCGCCTCCGAAGTGATGCGCGAAGGCAAGCTGGAAATCTCCTATCTGGTCGGTACGATGATCGAGCTGCCGCGTGCCGCCATTCGCGCCCATGTGATTGCCGAGGCTGCCGAGTTTTTCTCCTTCGGCACCAATGACCTGACCCAGACCACATTCGGCATGTCACGTGACGACGCCGCCGCCTTCATTCCGACCTATCAGCGCAAGGGGATTATCGAGCGCGATCCATTCATCTCGCTGGATTTCGACGGGGTCGGGGAGTTGATCCGCATGGCCGCCGAGCGCGGTCGCCAGACCCGGCCCGATATGAAGCTCGGCATTTGCGGCGAACATGGCGGCGACCCGGCCTCCATCCATTTCTGCGAGGATGTCGGGCTGGATTACGTCTCCTGCTCACCCTTCCGGGTGCCGATCGCCCGGCTGTCCGCGGCCCAGGCCAGCATCAAGCAACGGCGTCTCATGGCGAAAGAAGTTTGA
- a CDS encoding SH3 domain-containing protein, whose translation MPEKCTLTTKGGFTQRLRDDDASSPSTDFDDLKCINALSHSKAEYGPSFSVAPRVNRRALLPMLLLTPLIGAASLLAPGTAAAMPMLRQKGRVTGYPLPRFASLKADRVRMRAGPSTDYPVRFIYEARGLPVEIIEEYDNWRQVRDSDGTSGWMSAVMLSGARTGLVAPWRGSKGDLVMLRDRPLATAAVTAQLQPRVRLKIRDCDGHWCSVSVERGGPSGFVRQGLVWGVYPGETIGN comes from the coding sequence ATGCCTGAAAAATGCACCCTGACCACCAAAGGTGGTTTCACACAAAGGCTCCGCGATGACGACGCATCCTCGCCGTCAACAGATTTCGACGATCTCAAATGCATCAATGCCTTAAGTCATTCGAAAGCTGAATACGGTCCGTCATTTTCGGTGGCTCCCCGTGTGAACCGCCGCGCCCTGTTGCCCATGCTGCTGCTGACCCCGTTGATCGGGGCGGCAAGCCTGCTTGCGCCCGGCACGGCTGCGGCCATGCCGATGCTGCGGCAGAAGGGTCGCGTTACCGGCTATCCGCTGCCGCGCTTTGCTTCGCTAAAGGCCGACAGGGTGCGAATGCGGGCTGGCCCTTCTACCGATTACCCGGTTCGCTTTATCTACGAGGCCCGGGGCCTGCCGGTGGAAATCATCGAGGAATACGACAATTGGCGACAGGTTCGCGATAGCGACGGCACCAGCGGCTGGATGTCCGCTGTCATGCTCAGCGGGGCGCGCACCGGTCTTGTCGCCCCCTGGCGCGGCTCGAAAGGCGATCTCGTCATGCTGCGCGACCGCCCCCTTGCCACGGCTGCCGTCACCGCCCAACTCCAGCCACGGGTACGGCTAAAAATCCGCGACTGCGACGGGCATTGGTGTTCAGTCTCGGTAGAACGAGGTGGCCCTTCCGGCTTTGTCCGGCAGGGCCTGGTGTGGGGCGTTTATCCCGGCGAAACCATCGGTAATTGA
- a CDS encoding pilus assembly protein TadG-related protein: MRLRELLLKFAADRHGNFAIMSAILMMPLLLAVGAAVDYSSARDHRNDIQVTADSAILAAASSYSSSSGVDALASGIDSYLESKLADQGSNDVDTAAVPKRLSGPTLSADGKEICIVVGEGVPTSFMQLAGVRTVEVSAKSCAALPGNIDLEVSLVLDVSSSMIEEGRFVPMQTAVKSFLTSFANDATVAKRSKIAIAPFSSRFNIGLTHKDWLKAYGGNAAVPSRWTDPKSYYSSSSYSFTQWIDNVTPLAYTSKNYYWIGCVEPRADVEMKDNGAIGTNGLSDVPPSTEAFVAQDSNTGSSTSFCPPPIVPLTSSFSTLQSAIADMTSEGSTRLDAGMLAGWYTLSPKWRSAWGGGTAPADYSEKVKKVIVFMTDGEMNVKFGPSDTDKLDWICDKNRTKSCNDTATNALLTTCDSIKSSNIEIYAISYSSEADVKNLQTCSSGTKYYFSASTTNIKDVYTAISKNIIGSTVRLTQ, translated from the coding sequence ATGCGCCTTAGAGAGCTGCTTTTAAAATTCGCCGCCGACCGGCATGGCAATTTTGCCATCATGTCGGCCATTCTGATGATGCCGCTGCTTCTGGCGGTCGGTGCGGCGGTGGACTACAGTTCGGCGCGGGATCATCGCAACGATATTCAGGTGACCGCCGATTCGGCTATCCTGGCGGCGGCATCGAGCTATTCCTCGTCTTCCGGCGTCGATGCCCTGGCGTCGGGGATCGACAGCTATCTCGAGTCCAAATTGGCGGATCAGGGTTCCAATGATGTCGACACCGCTGCTGTCCCCAAGCGGTTGAGCGGGCCGACCCTGTCGGCGGATGGCAAGGAAATCTGCATTGTCGTCGGTGAGGGCGTGCCAACCAGTTTCATGCAGCTTGCTGGCGTCAGGACCGTAGAGGTCTCCGCCAAATCCTGCGCGGCACTGCCGGGCAATATTGATCTTGAAGTGTCCCTGGTGCTCGACGTCTCCAGCTCGATGATCGAGGAAGGCCGCTTTGTGCCAATGCAGACGGCAGTGAAGAGCTTTCTGACCTCCTTTGCCAATGACGCCACGGTCGCCAAGCGCAGCAAGATCGCCATCGCGCCGTTTTCCAGCCGCTTCAACATAGGCCTCACCCATAAGGACTGGCTGAAAGCCTATGGCGGCAATGCTGCCGTACCCAGCCGTTGGACCGATCCCAAGTCCTATTACTCGTCCTCAAGCTATAGTTTCACGCAGTGGATCGATAATGTGACGCCGCTCGCCTATACGTCGAAAAATTACTATTGGATCGGCTGCGTCGAGCCGCGCGCCGACGTGGAAATGAAAGACAATGGCGCCATCGGCACCAATGGCCTGAGCGATGTTCCACCCAGCACCGAGGCCTTCGTGGCGCAGGATTCCAACACCGGCTCTTCCACCAGTTTCTGCCCGCCGCCCATCGTTCCCCTGACATCGAGCTTCAGCACGTTGCAAAGCGCTATCGCGGACATGACGTCAGAAGGCTCCACCCGGCTCGACGCCGGAATGCTGGCCGGCTGGTACACGTTGTCGCCCAAATGGCGCTCGGCATGGGGTGGTGGGACCGCGCCCGCCGACTATTCCGAAAAGGTCAAAAAGGTCATCGTCTTCATGACCGATGGCGAGATGAATGTGAAATTTGGACCGAGTGACACCGACAAGCTGGACTGGATCTGCGATAAAAACCGCACGAAATCCTGCAACGACACCGCCACCAACGCGCTGTTGACCACGTGCGACTCGATCAAATCCAGCAATATCGAGATTTACGCGATCTCCTACAGTTCGGAGGCCGATGTCAAAAATTTGCAGACCTGCTCCAGCGGCACCAAATATTACTTCAGCGCCTCCACCACCAATATCAAGGATGTCTATACGGCGATCTCCAAGAATATCATTGGCAGTACGGTGCGGCTGACGCAGTGA
- a CDS encoding invasion associated locus B family protein: MSSLQTVALMLAILGFSASFASAAPRMVKQFDHWGLFSYKDGGKTVCYVLSVPSKEDPVGIDHGKNFFLIAPKKTGGVNYYPQAVMGYDVAQGSTIDVNVDDKTFQMVPKANVGWTRLEAEDAKVIAAMKQGRRMTVKTTSKRGTHTTYTYSLQGVSAALKQAQACR, translated from the coding sequence ATGTCATCACTACAAACCGTTGCATTAATGCTTGCCATTCTTGGGTTTTCGGCGAGCTTTGCATCGGCAGCACCTCGGATGGTCAAGCAGTTCGATCACTGGGGGCTGTTTTCCTATAAGGATGGCGGCAAGACCGTTTGCTACGTGCTGTCCGTGCCTTCAAAGGAAGATCCTGTTGGCATCGACCATGGCAAGAATTTCTTCCTGATCGCCCCGAAAAAAACCGGCGGCGTCAATTATTACCCCCAGGCCGTGATGGGCTACGACGTCGCTCAGGGCTCGACCATCGACGTGAACGTCGATGACAAGACGTTCCAGATGGTGCCGAAAGCCAATGTCGGCTGGACCCGGCTGGAAGCAGAGGACGCAAAGGTGATTGCCGCCATGAAGCAAGGCCGCCGGATGACCGTGAAGACCACCTCGAAGCGTGGCACCCACACGACCTATACCTATTCGCTCCAGGGCGTTTCGGCGGCGCTGAAACAGGCCCAGGCCTGCCGCTGA